In Perca fluviatilis chromosome 14, GENO_Pfluv_1.0, whole genome shotgun sequence, a genomic segment contains:
- the LOC120573407 gene encoding HLA class II histocompatibility antigen, DR alpha chain-like, with the protein MKMMKMMMMMMVLVLSSLLCVSADVLHQHIHINGCSDSDGELMYGLDGEEYWYADFINKRGVEPQPSFIDHITIQGAYESAVAGQKMCRRNLKADQRDFKDLPLELDAPSSPMVYTKEAVELREKNTLICYVTGFYPAPVIFSWTKNGEKVTEGSSTNVPYPNKDGSFNQFSRLEFIPQLGDIYSCTVNHLALDHPLTRIWDVEKTEPGIGPAVFCGLGLTVGLLGVAAGTFFFIKRNECS; encoded by the exons atgaagatgatgaagatgatgatgatgatgatggtccTTGTCCTCTCcagtctcctctgtgtctcagCTGACG TTCTACATCAGCACATTCATATCAACGGCTGTTCAGACTCTGATGGAGAGTTGATGTATGGTCTGGATGGTGAAGAGTATTGGTACGCAGACTTCATCAACAAGAGAGGAGTTGAGCCTCAGCCCAGTTTCATAGATCATATTACAATCCAAGGAGCTTATGAATCTGCTGTGGCTGGGCAAAAGATGTGCAGACGCAACCTGAAAGCAGATCAACGTGACTTCAAGGACCTGCCACTGGAGCTTG aTGCTCCTTCCAGTCCGATGGTGTACACCAAAGAAGCCGTGGAGCTCCGAGAGAAGAACACCCTCATCTGTTATGTGACTGGTTTCTATCCTGCTCCTGTCATCTTCTCCTGGACAAAGAACGGAGAGAAGGTCACCGAAGGAAGCAGCACCAACGTTCCCTACCCCAACAAAGATGGTTCCTTCAACCAGTTCTCCAGACTGGAGTTCATCCCACAGCTGGGAGACATCTACAGCTGTACAGTCAACCATCTGGCCCTGGACCACCCACTGACCAGGATCTGGg atgtgGAGAAGACTGAGCCCGGTAttggacctgcagttttctgtggACTGGGTCTGACTGTCGGTCTGCTCGGTGTGGCTGCTGGAACCTTCTTCTTTATCAAAAGAAATGAGTGCAGCTGA